The following proteins are co-located in the Telopea speciosissima isolate NSW1024214 ecotype Mountain lineage chromosome 9, Tspe_v1, whole genome shotgun sequence genome:
- the LOC122640205 gene encoding eukaryotic initiation factor 4A-3 — protein MAAATASAAPSNWPARRNGKGPIAEDDNLVFETSHGVEAITSFDQMGIKDDLLRGIYQYGFEKPSAIQQRAVLPIIKGRDVIAQAQSGTGKTSMIALTVCQMVDTATREVQALILSPTRELAAQTEKVILAVGDFINIQAHACIGGKSVGEDIRKLEYGVHVVSGTPGRVCDMIKRRTLRTRAIKLLVLDESDEMLSRGFKDQIYDVYRYLPPELQVVLISATLPHEILEITSKFMTDPVRILVKRDELTLEGIKQFFVAVEREEWKFDTLCDLYDTLTITQAVIFCNTKRKVDWLTEKMRSNNFTVSSMHGDMPQKERDAIMAEFRSGTTRVLITTDVWARGLDVQQVSLVINYDLPNNRELYIHRIGRSGRFGRKGVAINFVRNDDIRILRDIEQYYSTQIDEMPMNVADLI, from the exons ATGGCTGCTGCAACAGCCTCCGCTGCTCCATCGAACTGGCCCGCTCGGCGTAACGGTAAGGGACCCATTGCCGAGGACGATAACCTAGTGTTCGAAACTAGTCATGGCGTTGAGGCTATCACATCGTTCGATCAGATGGGTATCAAAGACGATCTTCTCCGAGGGATTTATCAATACGGGTTCGAGAAGCCGTCGGCGATACAACAGAGAGCGGTTTTGCCTATCATCAAAGGTCGTGATGTGATTGCTCAGGCACAATCTGGTACTGGCAAGACCTCTATGATTGCCCTCACTGTCTGCCAGATGGTCGATACGGCAACCAGAGA GGTCCAAGCTTTGATCTTGTCACCAACTAGAGAACTTGCTGCACAGACTGAGAAAGTAATATTAGCGGTTGGTGATTTCATAAATATACAAGCCCATGCTTGTATTGGAGGCAAAAGTGTAGGTGAAGATATAAGGAAGCTCGAGTATGGAGTCCATGTAGTGTCTGGAACGCCAGGCAGAGTCTGTGACATGATCAAGAGAAGAACGCTACGTACAAGGGCCATCAAATTATTAGTCCTT GATGAATCTGATGAGATGTTGAGCAGAGGGTTTAAAGATCAAATTTATGATGTTTACAGATATCTTCCACCAGAGCTTCAG GTTGTATTGATTTCTGCGACACTTCCTCATGAGATACTGGAAATCACGAGCAAATTTATGACAGATCCTGTTAGGATCCTTGTGAAGCGTGATGAGTTGACTTTAGAG GGCATCAAACAATTCTTCGTTGCTGTTGAACGAGAAGAGTGGAAGTTTGATACTTTATGTGATCTTTATGATACTCTTACCATCACCCAGGCTGTTATTTTCTGCAACACAAAGCGTAAG GTGGATTGGCTGACAGAGAAGATGCGCAGCAATAACTTCACAGTCTCCTCAATGCATGGAGACATGCCTCAAAAGGAGCGGGATGCTATAATGGCAGAGTTCAGGTCAGGAACAACCCGTGTGCTGATCACTACAGATGTTTGGGCTCGGGGGCTTGATGTTCAACAG GTGTCTTTGGTGATTAATTATGACTTGCCCAACAACCGTGAGCTCTACATTCACAGGATAGGTCGATCTGGCCGTTTTGGACGGAAG GGTGTTGCAATAAACTTTGTCCGCAACGATGACATAAGGATTCTCAGGGATATAGAACAGTATTACAGCACACAGATTGATGAGATGCCAATGAATGTAGCTGATCTAATTTAA
- the LOC122639317 gene encoding glutamyl-tRNA(Gln) amidotransferase subunit C, chloroplastic/mitochondrial, with protein MGSRALFAIRGISVSHVLHPQRYHAWSCGSRACNFSAQSSLLPPDVQNLAETARITLISKEVEEFAPKIQQVIDWFGQLQAVDLQSIEPALRAESEGDNFRNDVPESFENREAMLAAVPSYDEPYIKVPRVLNKE; from the exons ATGGGGAGCAGAGCTTTATTTGCAATTAGGGGAATATCAGTATCCCATGTGTTGCACCCGCAGAGGTATCATGCTTGGTCATGTGGTTCAAGAGCTTGCAACTTCTCCgctcaatcttctcttcttcccccagACGTACAAAATTTAGCTGAGACAGCTCGAATCACTCTCATCTCTAAGGAG GTTGAGGAATTTGCTCCCAAAATTCAGCAAGTAATTGACTG GTTTGGACAACTTCAAGCTGTTGATCTTCAAAGTATAGAGCCTGCACTTAGGGCAG AGAGTGAAGGTGACAATTTTCGTAATGACGTGCCTGAATCATTTGAGAATAG GGAGGCCATGTTAGCAGCTGTTCCAAGCTACGACGAGCCATACATCAAAGTTCCCAGGGTTTTGAACAAGGAGTGA